Proteins encoded by one window of Terriglobia bacterium:
- a CDS encoding efflux RND transporter periplasmic adaptor subunit: protein MRDLSNGPARWPRLAAAVALAAALAVAGCSRRSGADEGEGGEKGEAAVVDVTLTQVTRAPISRTVTISGTVAALPNRDVRVSSLVAGRVAELPVAEGDPVAAGQRVARIDDRLLREQSRQAEAALAQAEAGLENAKLARARNETLFERGIAARKEVEDSRTQEAVAEAALKQAQATASLAETQLMRAEIRSPIGGAVVKRFVSVGEQVDGTAAEPLFEVADRREVELYANVPAAYLPAFRSGQAVELEGDSLRGETLHGRVVAVSAAVDPTTDLGLVRIRLANEAGSLALGTFLSARIPLETHADALVAPSQAVYRDQEGRPHVYRVEGDAATASPVVLGIETPDRDEILSGVREGDSIVWTGGYGLGEKSRIRVAKP from the coding sequence ATGCGCGACCTCTCAAACGGTCCGGCCCGGTGGCCGCGGCTCGCGGCGGCCGTGGCGCTCGCCGCGGCCCTGGCCGTCGCCGGCTGCTCGCGGAGGTCCGGCGCGGACGAGGGGGAGGGCGGAGAGAAGGGCGAAGCCGCCGTCGTGGACGTCACGCTGACGCAGGTGACCCGGGCGCCGATCAGCCGGACCGTCACGATCTCCGGGACCGTCGCCGCGCTCCCGAACCGGGACGTGCGCGTCAGCTCCCTCGTCGCCGGGCGCGTGGCGGAGCTGCCCGTCGCGGAAGGGGACCCGGTCGCGGCCGGCCAAAGGGTCGCCAGGATCGACGACCGGCTCCTGCGCGAGCAGTCGAGGCAGGCCGAGGCGGCCCTGGCGCAGGCCGAGGCCGGTCTCGAGAACGCGAAGCTGGCGCGCGCGAGGAACGAGACGCTCTTCGAGCGCGGCATCGCCGCGCGAAAGGAGGTCGAGGACTCGCGCACGCAGGAGGCCGTGGCCGAAGCGGCTCTGAAGCAGGCGCAGGCGACGGCGTCCCTGGCGGAGACGCAGCTGATGCGCGCCGAGATCCGGTCGCCGATCGGCGGCGCCGTCGTGAAGCGGTTCGTCAGCGTCGGGGAGCAGGTGGACGGCACGGCGGCAGAGCCGCTGTTCGAGGTGGCGGATCGCCGCGAGGTGGAGCTCTACGCCAACGTGCCCGCGGCGTACCTGCCGGCGTTCCGGTCGGGGCAGGCCGTCGAGCTCGAAGGCGATTCCTTGCGCGGCGAGACGCTGCACGGCCGCGTCGTCGCCGTGTCGGCCGCCGTGGACCCGACGACCGACCTGGGACTGGTGCGGATCCGGCTCGCCAACGAAGCCGGATCCCTCGCGCTGGGGACGTTCCTGTCCGCGCGAATTCCGCTCGAGACCCACGCCGACGCGCTGGTCGCCCCGTCGCAGGCCGTCTACCGCGACCAGGAAGGCCGGCCGCACGTTTACCGGGTCGAGGGAGACGCCGCCACCGCGTCTCCCGTCGTGCTCGGCATCGAGACCCCCGACCGCGACGAGATCCTCTCCGGCGTCCGCGAGGGCGACTCGATCGTGTGGACCGGCGGCTACGGCCTCGGCGAGAAGTCCAGGATCAGGGTCGCGAAGCCGTGA
- a CDS encoding TolC family protein, with amino-acid sequence MVKAASVLAATALLTAAAWAETPETSSAPAAAPTLTLAAALDLAARQNLDIAAARLRRPVAQAGVRVARQVPNPGLSVSAARDTPHESVVIDQPLEIGGRRGRRIEMARQEAALTDLEIAALERRVRREVREAFYGLIAARDATAQRDGALALARRLREIAKARFDAGDVPQLEVFEAEMEMARAEAELAVQQQEEKVALSRLDALLAAPAGAGWRIVGSLEDAPSALTMDELVSRAAQSNSDLERLAQEIRVEESQRTLFRAERIPDLTVEFGSDFNAPGDFHAGARGGFSLEIPLFSRKQGELARSSATLAALDAESDATRRAVAARVEAAYGEWSVRRTEAELYRSSLVPAARRLEGLAEESYREGKANLLTVLDAQRNVRQVEREYRESLVGLQAAFAGLEEAVGVALD; translated from the coding sequence ATGGTGAAGGCCGCGAGCGTTCTCGCGGCGACGGCGCTGCTGACCGCGGCGGCCTGGGCGGAGACGCCGGAGACGTCGAGCGCGCCCGCGGCGGCGCCCACGCTGACCCTCGCCGCGGCCCTGGACCTCGCCGCGAGGCAGAACCTGGATATCGCCGCGGCGCGGCTCCGCCGCCCGGTCGCGCAGGCGGGAGTCCGCGTCGCGAGGCAGGTCCCCAACCCGGGGCTCAGCGTCTCGGCGGCGCGGGACACGCCCCACGAGAGCGTCGTGATCGACCAGCCGCTCGAGATCGGAGGGCGGCGCGGCCGGCGAATCGAGATGGCGCGGCAGGAGGCCGCGCTCACGGATCTCGAGATCGCGGCTCTGGAGCGCCGGGTCCGCCGCGAGGTGCGCGAGGCGTTCTACGGCCTGATCGCCGCCCGCGACGCCACCGCCCAGCGCGATGGCGCGCTCGCTCTCGCCCGCAGGCTCCGGGAGATCGCTAAGGCGCGCTTCGACGCCGGGGACGTCCCCCAGCTCGAGGTGTTCGAGGCCGAGATGGAAATGGCCCGCGCGGAAGCCGAGCTCGCGGTGCAGCAGCAGGAAGAAAAGGTCGCCCTGAGCCGGCTCGACGCGCTTCTGGCCGCGCCGGCCGGCGCGGGCTGGAGGATCGTCGGCTCCCTCGAGGACGCTCCGTCGGCCCTCACGATGGACGAGCTGGTCTCCCGCGCGGCGCAGTCGAACTCCGATCTCGAGCGCCTCGCGCAGGAGATCAGGGTGGAAGAGAGCCAGCGGACGCTCTTCCGCGCCGAGCGGATTCCCGATCTCACCGTCGAGTTCGGGAGCGATTTCAACGCGCCGGGCGACTTTCACGCCGGAGCGCGCGGGGGATTCTCCCTCGAGATCCCGCTCTTCTCGCGGAAACAGGGGGAGCTGGCCCGCTCGAGCGCCACGCTCGCCGCGCTCGACGCCGAGTCCGACGCCACGCGCCGCGCCGTGGCGGCCCGGGTCGAAGCCGCGTACGGCGAGTGGAGCGTCAGGAGGACCGAGGCGGAACTCTACCGCAGCTCGCTGGTGCCGGCGGCGCGCCGCCTCGAAGGACTTGCGGAAGAGAGCTACCGTGAGGGAAAGGCGAACCTGCTGACCGTCCTTGACGCCCAGCGGAACGTGCGACAGGTGGAACGCGAGTACCGGGAGAGCCTCGTCGGCCTCCAGGCCGCGTTCGCGGGGCTCGAGGAGGCCGTGGGCGTGGCGCTCGACTGA
- a CDS encoding glycosyltransferase family 39 protein, whose translation MTRSVLREWAARGDRREASAWLALLAIVALTTLIRVRMLDFPLERDEGEYAYAGQLMLEGVPPYQLAYNMKLPGTYAAYALLMAVFGPSARGIHAGLLAVNGAAIALMFLLGRRLYGPLAGIASAGCYAVMSVSPAVMGTAAHATHFVVLAALGGTVLLLRAVDGDRIGTLSAAGFLLGLAFVMKQHGVFFPAFGAVYLVGSLLRRRPVEPPKVIARSAAFLASAALPLGLTCLLLGWAGVFGRFWFWTVSYARAYVSIVPLSSATSALLAQLGEQVRASTPIWILAAAGMPLAFWRNNPCGRRRLFMAAFPAFSFLAVCPGFYFREHYFVVLLPAVALLAGVAIGTLGAKGRPWLASGVFAAAALLSVVQGREFYFEMTPLEACRAVYRLNPFPEAAVVARYIDEHAARDARIAVLGSEPEIYFLSRRRSATGYLYMFPMTERQPYAETMQVDLIREIEASRPDYLVFSPIWASDPAHMAVPRRVEEWLGGFLGRNYTQVGLADIVAPDRTDYAWGADAALRAPKSGWFLSVLKRR comes from the coding sequence ATGACGCGGTCGGTGCTTCGGGAATGGGCGGCGCGGGGAGACCGGCGCGAGGCCTCGGCTTGGCTCGCGCTCCTCGCGATCGTCGCGCTCACCACGCTGATCCGCGTGCGGATGCTCGATTTCCCGCTGGAGCGCGACGAGGGGGAGTACGCGTACGCGGGACAGCTGATGCTCGAGGGCGTTCCCCCCTATCAGCTCGCCTACAACATGAAGCTCCCGGGCACGTATGCCGCCTACGCGCTGCTCATGGCCGTGTTCGGACCTTCGGCCCGGGGCATCCACGCGGGGCTGCTCGCGGTGAACGGCGCGGCGATCGCCCTGATGTTCCTGTTGGGGCGGCGGCTCTACGGCCCGCTGGCCGGGATCGCGTCGGCCGGGTGCTACGCGGTGATGTCCGTGAGCCCGGCCGTGATGGGGACGGCCGCGCACGCGACGCACTTCGTCGTGCTGGCGGCGCTCGGAGGCACCGTGCTGCTGCTGAGGGCCGTCGACGGCGACCGCATCGGCACCCTCAGCGCCGCCGGATTCCTGCTGGGCCTGGCCTTCGTCATGAAGCAGCACGGAGTCTTCTTTCCCGCCTTCGGCGCGGTCTATCTGGTCGGATCGCTCCTCCGCCGGCGCCCGGTTGAGCCGCCGAAGGTGATCGCGCGATCCGCCGCGTTCCTCGCGAGCGCGGCCTTGCCGCTCGGATTGACATGTCTCCTGCTCGGGTGGGCGGGGGTCTTCGGCAGGTTCTGGTTCTGGACGGTCTCCTACGCGCGCGCCTACGTGTCCATCGTCCCCCTGTCGAGCGCGACGAGCGCCCTCCTCGCGCAGCTCGGGGAGCAGGTGCGCGCGAGCACCCCCATCTGGATCCTGGCTGCGGCGGGGATGCCCCTGGCGTTCTGGAGGAACAACCCCTGCGGTCGCCGGCGCCTGTTCATGGCCGCCTTCCCCGCCTTCTCGTTCCTGGCCGTCTGCCCGGGCTTCTACTTCCGCGAGCACTACTTCGTTGTCTTGCTCCCGGCGGTCGCGCTCCTGGCCGGCGTCGCGATCGGAACGCTGGGTGCGAAGGGGAGACCTTGGCTCGCCTCGGGGGTGTTCGCGGCGGCCGCCCTGCTGTCGGTGGTCCAGGGAAGGGAGTTTTACTTCGAGATGACCCCGCTCGAGGCCTGCCGCGCGGTCTACCGGCTGAACCCCTTCCCAGAGGCGGCGGTCGTCGCGAGGTACATCGACGAGCACGCCGCGCGGGACGCTCGCATCGCGGTGCTCGGCTCGGAGCCCGAGATCTACTTCCTCTCGCGCCGCCGCTCCGCCACGGGGTACCTCTACATGTTCCCGATGACCGAGCGGCAGCCCTACGCGGAGACCATGCAGGTGGACCTGATCCGGGAGATCGAGGCGTCGCGCCCGGACTACCTGGTGTTCTCGCCGATCTGGGCGTCGGACCCGGCGCACATGGCGGTTCCGCGGCGGGTCGAGGAGTGGCTGGGCGGCTTCCTGGGACGGAACTACACGCAGGTCGGCCTGGCGGACATCGTCGCTCCCGACCGGACCGATTACGCCTGGGGTGCGGACGCCGCCCTCAGGGCGCCGAAGTCCGGCTGGTTCCTCTCGGTCCTGAAGCGGAGGTAG
- the cax gene encoding calcium/proton exchanger — protein MAVKDAELARGSFRPFDGLLALVPVAAVLEIAHAPPVAIFLVSAAAIVPLAGIMGRSTERLAERVGPGAGGLLNATFGNAAELILAVVGLSHGLADVVKASLTGSIIGNALLVLGLSILAGGLKHKVQRFNRTAASLGSTLMALAAIGLLVPTVFWYAARDPMVRAGAGATRAGLDRLEKGLSVEIAVVLGVVYLLSLVFSLGTHRHLYAGDGVHPSSGGGEKGAAAPPGARRSSAATVVALLLASSALLALLSEFLVGSLEPTARALGFTDLFVGVVVVAIVGNAAEHSSAVVAALRNRMDLALHIAIGSGLQIALFVTPLLVGISYLVGPAPIDLHFTLLEVGAVVLGVVSVHLVCQDGESNWMEGVLLLAVYAILAVAFYFLPA, from the coding sequence ATGGCGGTGAAGGACGCGGAACTCGCACGAGGGAGCTTCCGTCCGTTCGACGGGCTCCTCGCGCTCGTGCCGGTCGCCGCCGTCCTCGAGATCGCGCACGCGCCCCCCGTCGCGATCTTCCTCGTCTCCGCCGCGGCGATCGTCCCCCTCGCGGGGATCATGGGCCGGTCGACGGAGCGGCTCGCCGAGCGCGTGGGTCCGGGAGCGGGCGGGCTCCTGAACGCCACGTTCGGCAACGCCGCGGAGCTGATCCTCGCGGTCGTCGGCCTCTCGCACGGCCTCGCCGACGTGGTGAAGGCCTCGCTCACCGGCTCGATCATCGGGAACGCGCTCCTGGTCCTGGGGCTGTCGATCCTCGCGGGGGGGCTCAAGCACAAGGTCCAGCGCTTCAACCGCACCGCGGCGTCCCTGGGCTCGACGCTGATGGCGCTGGCGGCCATCGGCCTGCTGGTGCCCACCGTCTTCTGGTACGCGGCGAGGGACCCGATGGTGCGGGCGGGGGCGGGGGCCACGCGGGCGGGGCTCGACCGGCTCGAGAAGGGGCTCTCCGTCGAGATCGCCGTGGTCCTCGGGGTCGTCTACCTCCTGAGCCTCGTCTTCTCGCTCGGGACGCACCGGCATCTCTACGCGGGGGACGGCGTGCATCCGAGTTCGGGCGGCGGAGAGAAAGGCGCCGCCGCGCCGCCGGGAGCCCGACGGAGCTCAGCGGCGACCGTGGTGGCGCTCCTCCTGGCCAGCAGCGCGCTCCTCGCGCTGCTCTCCGAGTTCCTGGTGGGATCGCTCGAGCCGACGGCCCGCGCGCTCGGCTTCACCGACCTGTTCGTCGGCGTGGTCGTGGTGGCGATCGTGGGGAACGCGGCCGAGCACTCGAGCGCGGTCGTCGCCGCGCTCCGGAACCGGATGGATCTCGCGCTCCACATCGCGATCGGCTCGGGGCTGCAGATCGCGCTGTTCGTGACCCCGCTCCTGGTCGGGATCTCGTATCTCGTCGGCCCCGCGCCGATCGACCTCCACTTCACGCTCCTCGAGGTCGGCGCCGTCGTGCTCGGCGTCGTCTCGGTCCACCTGGTCTGCCAGGACGGGGAGTCGAACTGGATGGAAGGGGTGCTCCTGCTGGCCGTCTACGCCATCCTCGCCGTGGCCTTCTACTTCCTCCCGGCGTGA
- a CDS encoding efflux RND transporter permease subunit translates to MNIVAFCRRNAYAVYLLTAFLTAAGLYAAFVLPSNIYPELNFPRIVILAHSGDLAPETMLPSVTRPLEEAASTVLGVRRVRSRTIRGSTEISVLFDPEMDMPYALQLLEARVGEARASLPAETETAVERVTPVVFPVFSLILNGDVPGADLRDYAYYVLRPLFSRVPGVGRVEVQATDTREVSVIVDPEKLLSHRLSLPEVADRLRATNGVASVGRLPKDYQQYLVLTTGLYTDLDPIRDTVVAVEGRTPIRLRDIAEVRDGVEDHTVLITGNGEPAALINVSRQIGGNILQIVDDLKGTTAHLGSAIPKTLHLSVVYDLAEFVRDAMASVRDAILIGAALAVLILFVFLRETRSTLIAATSLPLSVAGTFFFVHVLGGTLNLMSLGGLAVAIGLIIDDAVVVIENIYRHLGLGEAPADAAERGTRELLAPVTGSTATTLVVFLPLGLLQGMIGDFFRALCLTLSVSVLLSLVFAVTLIPLLSQRFLTPRAHRESSERFIEPVNRAYERAVRWSLRRRGIVAGAAALLVALAVLLFTRLESGFLPAMDEGGYVLDYWTPPGTSLDESDRMLRGIEQRIKAMPETASFSRRTGAEMGLFVTQQNRGDILVKLKPRSERKRSCDEVISDLRGQIERSVPGIIVEFVQLLQDMLGDLEGSPEPVEVKLFGDSMPELEKLADDVGARIRKIPGIVDYNAIQKGNPEIVVRVDAALAGRAGLTVEQVSQQVAAGLLGEAATSLRRADRGIGIRVRFPDAFRFDGENIRQYPIVTPARQVVPLASLARAEQVQGVSELSRENQRLMVALTARLEDRDLGSVIRDVKEVMSSTRMPEGSTYEIGGQYETQQSSFRVLLVILGLGLAAVFTVLVTQFRAFRPALVILSAAPLSLVGVFAMLLVTGTPLNVSSFMGIILMVGLVVKNGIILFDYVHKLRESEGLPLDEALVRAGRVRVRPILMTTLATLFGLLPLALGLGSGAELQKPLALAVIGGLLISTFITLLVVPVMYSLLEPSRIPAAPAAAAGE, encoded by the coding sequence GTGAACATCGTCGCCTTCTGCCGGCGCAACGCCTACGCCGTGTACCTGCTCACCGCCTTCCTGACCGCGGCGGGCCTCTACGCCGCCTTCGTGCTCCCCAGCAACATCTACCCCGAGCTGAACTTCCCCCGCATCGTCATCCTCGCGCACTCCGGCGACCTCGCCCCCGAGACGATGCTGCCGTCGGTGACGCGCCCTCTCGAGGAGGCCGCCAGCACCGTGCTGGGCGTGCGTCGCGTGAGATCGAGGACCATCCGCGGCTCCACCGAGATCTCCGTCCTCTTCGATCCCGAGATGGACATGCCGTACGCCCTGCAGCTCCTCGAGGCGCGCGTCGGCGAGGCGCGCGCCTCGCTGCCCGCGGAGACCGAGACGGCGGTCGAGCGGGTCACCCCCGTGGTGTTCCCGGTGTTCAGCCTGATCCTGAACGGCGACGTTCCCGGAGCGGACCTCAGGGATTACGCCTACTACGTTCTCCGCCCGCTGTTCAGCCGGGTGCCGGGGGTGGGCAGGGTCGAGGTCCAGGCGACGGACACCCGCGAGGTGTCCGTGATCGTGGACCCCGAGAAGCTCCTCTCGCATCGGCTGTCGCTCCCGGAAGTGGCCGACCGGCTCAGGGCCACCAACGGGGTCGCGTCCGTCGGGCGCCTGCCCAAGGACTACCAGCAGTACCTCGTCCTCACCACCGGGCTCTACACGGACCTGGATCCGATCCGCGACACCGTCGTGGCGGTCGAAGGCCGGACCCCCATCCGCCTGCGCGACATCGCCGAGGTCCGCGACGGCGTCGAGGACCACACGGTCCTGATCACGGGGAACGGCGAGCCCGCCGCGCTCATCAACGTCTCGCGCCAGATCGGCGGCAACATCCTCCAGATCGTGGACGACCTCAAGGGGACCACCGCGCACCTGGGCTCCGCCATTCCGAAGACGCTCCATCTCTCGGTGGTCTACGACCTTGCCGAGTTCGTGCGCGACGCCATGGCCAGCGTGAGGGACGCCATCCTGATCGGCGCCGCGCTCGCGGTCCTGATCCTGTTCGTGTTCCTCCGCGAGACCCGCTCCACCCTGATCGCGGCGACGTCCCTGCCGCTTTCGGTCGCCGGCACCTTCTTCTTCGTCCACGTCCTCGGGGGCACGCTCAACCTGATGTCCCTCGGCGGGCTGGCGGTCGCCATCGGGTTGATCATCGACGACGCCGTCGTGGTCATCGAGAACATCTACCGCCACCTGGGGCTCGGCGAGGCCCCGGCCGACGCCGCGGAGCGCGGGACCCGGGAGCTGCTCGCGCCCGTCACCGGCTCCACCGCGACGACGCTGGTGGTATTCCTGCCCCTCGGGCTGCTCCAGGGCATGATCGGAGACTTCTTCCGGGCGCTGTGCCTCACCCTGAGCGTCTCGGTGCTCCTGTCCCTGGTCTTCGCGGTGACGCTGATTCCTCTCCTCTCGCAGCGTTTCCTCACCCCTCGCGCCCACCGGGAGTCGTCGGAGCGCTTCATCGAACCGGTCAACCGCGCCTACGAGCGCGCGGTGCGCTGGTCGCTCCGACGCCGGGGAATCGTGGCCGGGGCGGCGGCCCTCCTCGTGGCGCTGGCGGTCCTCCTCTTCACGCGGCTCGAGTCCGGGTTCCTGCCGGCGATGGACGAGGGGGGCTACGTCCTCGACTACTGGACCCCGCCGGGCACCTCTCTCGACGAGTCCGACCGGATGCTCCGCGGGATCGAGCAGCGCATCAAGGCCATGCCGGAGACCGCGTCGTTCTCCCGGCGCACCGGTGCGGAGATGGGGCTGTTCGTCACCCAGCAGAACCGGGGCGACATCCTCGTGAAGCTCAAGCCGAGGTCCGAGCGCAAGCGCTCGTGCGACGAGGTGATCTCCGATCTCCGCGGGCAGATCGAGCGGAGCGTCCCCGGGATCATCGTGGAGTTCGTCCAGCTCCTCCAGGACATGCTCGGCGACCTCGAGGGGTCGCCGGAGCCGGTGGAGGTGAAGCTCTTCGGCGACAGCATGCCCGAGCTCGAGAAGCTCGCGGACGACGTCGGCGCGAGGATCCGGAAGATCCCGGGCATCGTGGACTACAACGCGATCCAGAAGGGGAACCCGGAGATCGTGGTCCGGGTCGACGCTGCGCTCGCGGGGCGCGCCGGGCTGACCGTGGAGCAGGTCTCGCAGCAGGTCGCGGCGGGTCTGCTGGGCGAGGCGGCGACGTCCCTGCGCCGGGCGGACCGCGGCATCGGGATTCGCGTGCGGTTCCCGGACGCGTTCCGCTTCGACGGCGAGAACATCCGGCAGTATCCGATCGTCACGCCGGCGCGGCAGGTGGTGCCGCTCGCGTCGCTCGCGCGCGCGGAGCAGGTGCAGGGGGTGAGCGAGCTGAGCCGGGAGAACCAGCGGCTCATGGTGGCGCTGACCGCCCGCCTCGAGGACCGCGACCTGGGAAGCGTGATCCGCGACGTGAAGGAGGTCATGTCGTCGACGCGGATGCCGGAGGGCTCGACCTACGAGATCGGCGGGCAGTACGAGACCCAGCAGAGCTCCTTCCGCGTGCTGCTCGTGATCCTGGGGCTGGGGCTGGCCGCGGTGTTCACCGTGCTGGTCACCCAGTTCCGCGCCTTCCGCCCGGCGCTCGTCATCCTTTCCGCGGCTCCGCTGTCGCTGGTCGGCGTCTTCGCCATGCTGCTCGTCACGGGGACCCCGCTGAACGTCTCCTCGTTCATGGGGATCATCCTGATGGTGGGCCTCGTCGTGAAGAACGGCATCATCCTCTTCGACTACGTCCACAAGCTCCGCGAGAGCGAAGGCCTTCCGCTCGACGAGGCCCTGGTGCGGGCGGGACGCGTCCGCGTGCGCCCGATCCTGATGACCACGCTGGCCACGCTGTTCGGCCTGCTCCCTCTCGCGCTCGGACTCGGCTCGGGCGCGGAGCTCCAGAAGCCGCTGGCGCTGGCCGTCATCGGCGGGCTCCTGATCTCGACGTTCATCACGCTGCTGGTGGTGCCGGTGATGTACTCGCTCCTCGAGCCGTCGCGGATCCCGGCGGCTCCGGCGGCCGCCGCCGGTGAATAG
- a CDS encoding FkbM family methyltransferase: protein MNSVSAAARRVLLGLIGRAVTGAPIEPPERGWVDAELALSGFRKTAKSLLVRRLMRRGLEAGPVTILTPALGGLFTIATPGTDFGVGWEILEHGTYEPHVVEFYRRTLKPGMAVLDVGANIGFHALHAATLVGPAGRVIAVEPDPQSAALLRLSLSLAGGGLPVTVLEAALSDAPGELVQSDLGNAGNSGARFTHKERGRLEALVHGVHPQFRTVRAVVWDDGYPDTRIDFVKIDIEGFEPYALRGMERSLARYRPIVLSEFAPSNLTSIGGTEPSAYLAWFRARGYRVELVEERTARPLAVTDEEALRSVGGGHHVDLAFVPES, encoded by the coding sequence GTGAATAGCGTATCCGCGGCCGCGCGCCGCGTGCTGCTGGGGCTGATCGGCCGGGCCGTCACGGGCGCTCCGATCGAGCCGCCCGAGCGCGGTTGGGTCGACGCGGAGCTCGCCCTCTCGGGCTTCCGGAAGACGGCCAAGAGCCTCCTCGTGAGGCGGCTCATGCGTCGAGGCCTCGAGGCCGGCCCGGTCACGATCTTGACCCCCGCCCTCGGCGGCCTGTTCACGATCGCGACGCCGGGGACCGACTTCGGCGTCGGCTGGGAGATCCTCGAGCACGGCACCTACGAGCCGCACGTCGTCGAGTTCTACCGTCGAACGCTGAAGCCGGGCATGGCCGTCCTGGACGTCGGGGCCAACATCGGGTTCCACGCCCTGCACGCCGCCACGCTGGTCGGCCCCGCGGGAAGGGTCATCGCCGTCGAGCCCGATCCGCAGAGCGCGGCGCTCCTGAGGCTCAGCCTGTCGCTGGCCGGGGGGGGCCTGCCGGTCACGGTGCTCGAGGCGGCGCTCTCGGACGCGCCCGGAGAGCTGGTCCAGTCCGACCTGGGGAACGCGGGGAACAGCGGCGCGAGGTTCACGCACAAGGAGCGCGGGCGCCTCGAGGCGCTGGTGCACGGCGTCCATCCGCAATTCAGGACGGTGCGGGCGGTCGTTTGGGACGACGGCTACCCCGACACCCGGATCGACTTCGTGAAGATCGACATCGAGGGGTTCGAGCCGTACGCCCTCCGCGGCATGGAGCGGTCTCTCGCGCGGTACCGCCCGATCGTCCTCTCCGAGTTCGCCCCGTCGAACCTCACGAGCATCGGCGGCACCGAGCCCTCGGCGTACCTCGCGTGGTTCCGCGCCCGCGGCTACCGGGTCGAGCTCGTCGAGGAGAGGACGGCGCGCCCGCTCGCGGTCACCGACGAGGAAGCCTTGAGGAGCGTGGGCGGCGGGCATCACGTCGACCTGGCCTTCGTCCCGGAGTCGTGA